One genomic window of Anaerolineae bacterium includes the following:
- a CDS encoding PAS domain-containing protein, whose translation MNDPMRWHELRRRLWPAVLALWLVSHLGVGLFLLRAHQTVQSASLERQLILTARAIALTAFAAPDTAAMYLSGAATSRAYVIILDQRGSVLQEHPSSNIRLGTSAAWPDIRLALAQGDIVLKRDYSPIAGGSLLFCSVPALNASGEIIGVVTVALPDVERALNAERSRLVLTWIGLLAGGLLLAVVALHAYSAWLERQLNLLLAAIQGRTEASGPIPKALVPLWNAWTQATRQFQQTQSGLETEIAQLQSALDNMTDGVMIVNRQGRILLMNPACRRLLDIPTSEPSGSFAQIVRDFRIVELWQRLFQPSAERGAPPASIEILRDHLILLVSGTRIPFAGEDRALVLIQDVSEARRIEAMRRDFVSNISHELRTPLASIKALVETLREGALEDPPAARHFLERIEIEVDTLTQMVQELLELARLESGRVILNLQTVNLAEVLVPAVDRLSPQAVRAGLRILIDIPPDLPRVQIDPHLFQQVIANLVHNAIKFTPAGGEIRITARASADEITVAVSDTGVGIPKEDLPRIFERFYKADRSRASGGTGLGLAIAKHVVLSHGGRIWAESQEGRGSTFYFTIPLAGPDAGAHHPLNR comes from the coding sequence GTGAACGATCCCATGCGCTGGCATGAGCTGAGACGGCGCCTCTGGCCGGCGGTGCTGGCCCTTTGGCTGGTAAGTCATCTGGGCGTTGGCCTGTTCCTGCTGCGCGCTCATCAAACAGTCCAATCCGCGTCTTTGGAGCGGCAGTTGATCCTGACCGCCCGCGCCATCGCGCTTACAGCCTTTGCCGCGCCCGATACTGCCGCAATGTACCTCAGCGGCGCCGCGACATCCCGCGCCTATGTCATCATCCTGGACCAGCGTGGCTCCGTACTGCAAGAACATCCTTCCAGCAACATCCGGCTCGGAACGAGCGCCGCATGGCCGGATATCCGGCTCGCCCTGGCACAAGGCGACATTGTGCTGAAGCGGGATTACAGTCCCATCGCCGGCGGCTCACTGCTCTTCTGCTCGGTGCCGGCCTTGAACGCTTCTGGTGAGATCATCGGCGTCGTGACCGTGGCACTGCCGGACGTTGAGCGGGCGTTGAACGCGGAAAGGAGCCGGCTCGTTCTGACATGGATTGGCCTGCTCGCCGGCGGTCTCCTGCTCGCCGTCGTTGCGCTCCACGCCTATTCCGCTTGGCTGGAGCGACAGCTCAACCTCCTCCTGGCCGCTATACAGGGACGGACAGAGGCCAGTGGACCGATACCGAAGGCGCTGGTCCCGCTGTGGAACGCCTGGACACAGGCCACCCGACAATTCCAGCAAACGCAGAGCGGGTTGGAGACCGAGATCGCCCAGCTCCAATCCGCGCTGGACAACATGACCGACGGCGTGATGATCGTGAACCGGCAGGGCCGTATCCTGCTCATGAACCCCGCCTGCCGGCGTCTGCTGGATATCCCGACGTCGGAACCCAGCGGCTCGTTCGCGCAGATTGTCCGAGATTTCCGCATTGTGGAGCTGTGGCAGCGCCTGTTCCAGCCATCGGCAGAACGCGGTGCGCCTCCGGCCTCCATTGAAATCCTGCGCGACCATCTCATCCTGCTGGTCAGCGGCACACGGATCCCCTTCGCCGGCGAAGACCGGGCGCTGGTCTTGATCCAGGATGTCAGCGAGGCCCGCCGCATTGAGGCTATGCGGCGCGATTTCGTCAGCAATATTTCCCACGAACTGCGCACCCCCCTGGCCTCCATCAAGGCGCTGGTGGAAACCCTGCGCGAAGGCGCGCTGGAAGACCCGCCGGCCGCCCGACACTTCCTGGAGCGCATCGAGATCGAGGTAGATACCCTCACCCAGATGGTGCAGGAACTGCTCGAGCTGGCGCGCCTGGAATCCGGCAGGGTAATCCTTAACTTGCAGACGGTGAACCTGGCTGAGGTCCTTGTGCCGGCCGTTGATCGCCTGTCCCCCCAGGCTGTACGTGCTGGTCTCCGCATCCTCATCGACATTCCCCCAGACCTGCCGCGCGTGCAAATCGACCCACACCTGTTTCAGCAGGTCATCGCCAATCTGGTGCACAATGCCATCAAATTCACGCCGGCCGGCGGGGAAATTCGCATCACCGCACGCGCCTCCGCCGATGAAATCACCGTAGCGGTCAGCGACACGGGCGTCGGCATTCCCAAAGAGGATTTGCCCCGCATCTTCGAGCGCTTCTACAAGGCCGATCGCTCGCGCGCCAGCGGCGGCACAGGTTTGGGCCTGGCCATCGCCAAACACGTGGTGCTCAGCCACGGGGGCCGCATCTGGGCAGAAAGCCAGGAGGGGCGCGGCAGTACGTTTTACTTCACCATTCCGCTGGCCGGCCCGGATGCCGGCGCACATCATCCCCTCAATCGTTAA